TTATTATGGATATTTGACATGAAATCTTCCATACGATCATCCAATTCTCGTCTATATGTAGTATTGTTATAATCATGCTCCGTGAAGTAATGTATTTGGACAGCATAATTTCCATCTTCTCTATGGAAGATATACGTCACGCCCATATTACTATTATTTGTCTCAGGTCCCCTGGAAGGATTCTTGAAATATTCTCTAGATACATTATTACCTCCTAAGTTAACAGTAGTACTATTCACCACTTCATAGTTTCCATGTTCTAATTCTCTTAATTTTCCCTCAGATACACTTGTTATATGACCTTCTGGCCAGTCATCCCATAAATCCCATACAACATAACGATTAGTAATAGAGTTATTGGTTTTAGCTTTATCAGTCCAGTTTACTTGTTCTGTAGTATTCCAGGCCTGTGGAACATTAACAGTACTATTTCCAAAAGTAAGTTGGTTCTCTGTATTCCAAGATAAAATAGTGTTAACAGCACTTAAATTAGTAATTATATAAATAAATATTATAACTATAATAAAGCTAATTAACATATCCTTCTTTCTCATTTTTTCCCTCTAATCTTTGATTTTTATTTTCTTCATTTTCTATGCCTTTATGGGTAGTTTTAGCCCATCTTCTCTCAACTCTTGTTATCATATCCCACATTGTTATAAAGAACAAGGGGATTAAGTGGAAACAATAAATCCAATACTCTATTAAATCCTTGATAAATTTAAGATATTTCTTGTCATCACGTATAAGTGCAATACTTATTCCAGGGAAAAATCCAACCGCTGAAATAATACCAATTATTAAAGGTGCTTCCATACGGATAACCGTAGGTATATGTAACACAAACCATCCAATTATATTAATGATAAATATTAAAAAACCAACGAAAATGAATAAATTAAATGCATAATTACTTATATGGAAAATAATACCCACCTTTTTGTAGAAAGGTAATTTACATGTAAGAATTCTGGAGAAATAAACAAATAATGTTTCGAAGTTACCCATAGCCCAGCGAACTCTTTGTTTCATAAAGTCATGCCAATTATCAACAGCTTCCTGGTAAACAGAAACCTCTGGACAATATCTTATCTCTCCACCACTAATTAATAGTTTAACACTTAGATTTAAATCTTCAGTAACAGCAAATCCATCCCATTTACCTGCTTTAATTATTGCATCTTTTTTAACAAATTGACCATTTCCGCCAAGAAATCCATTAAATTTAAGATTATCTTTAGCTCTAAGTATGTTTCCAAAACCTGAAAATTCTACATCTTGCATGTTAGTTAGGAAATTATAATCTTTATTATACATTCTTACTCGACATTGAACACCCTGTACTTTAGGATTATTTAGATATGGGATCAATTTAGTTAAAAAATCTGGTTTTACCCATGTATCAGCATCGAAAACTCCTAGAATAGAACCATAAGATAATGCTAATGCATCATTGAGTACAAATCCCTTACCTTTACCTGATTTAGGTGGTTTACGAGTAATTATTCTTAAATGAGGATATTCCTTCTTAAGATCAGATAAAATTTCACCAGTTTTATCATCAGAACCATCATTTACCACGATAAGCTCATAATTAGGTTTACCATTATATGTATAATCCATATTCACAATACTTCTAACGGTATCTTCAATAGTATACTGTTCATTATGTGCTGGAATAATAATTGATACAAATGGTGGTTTATCATAGGGTTTTGGTTCTTCCATTTTAAATAAACTTATCACTGCTAGAAATATCATCATTACAGAAGGAATAAAAATAATCCATTGCAGGAATGTTACATTCTTTGCTATAATACCTGATATTATAAGAATTATTGAAAGAACTAGAAGTAATCCAGAATATAATTTCTCAATACCTAATTCAATATTTTTCTTAGTCATCCTTGATTTAACATCAATTACTGTTTTCACGTTAGATGTGTGTTTTTTAAGAGCAACTTTAATAACAAATTTAATTTCATTAGTTGAATATTCATCAAAAATAAATCCATAATTTGTCTCTATAAAATTACTTTGAGTTAAATTATCCTCGATATTGAAGATATAAATTATAGGAATATCTAATTTGTTAATTAATTTACCTAACTCTTCACCATTTTTTTTACCATTTATATCTAAACTTAAAAAAACAATATCTGGCAAATTCTCCTCGATAAAGTAAAGAGCTTCTTCACTATTATCTGAAATACCTACAAGATCATAATGCTCATTTGTTAATGTTTTTTCAATGTTTCTTATAGCTTTTTTATTCTTAGAAACAATATATACCTTAGGAATTCTTTCATTTAGGCTCTTGATAGTCGGTTCATCATTAATATTTATAGTTAATTCTTTAGCATCATCAACATCTTTTAATGAAGAAATTTCACTATTAGCAATTTCATAAATAAGATTATCATCAGATATATTTTTATCTAAATCTACTGTTTTATTACCTTCATCAAAAGATTTATCCTCAGTGAAATCAATACTATTATCAGAATTTTGTCTTTTATTAACTTCTTTCTGGTTTGAATCATCTTTATTTAAAAAACTATCTAATTTTAAATTTTCATTATAATCATCCAATATTACACCTCTTTTATTTTTTTAATGTAAAAAAAAAATAATCTCATTTGATGTGAAAAAATATTTCATTAGATTTTTGTTTTAATAAAGGGTTAAAACCTATGATATTTTTATTAATCTTTTAGAATTGTATATATCTTATTTAAATTAATCTAAAAGTATTATTTAATATTTACTCTTATTGATATTAATAGTTTAGTCTATTTTAAATAAATAAAGAGTACGTTCTATTTTTCTGTTTATGAAATAAAAAAAATATTGATTTAAATTAAAAAAAATATAAAGAAAATAGATATTTCTCAAATATAATAAGTAGGAAAGAATATTTTTCCATTTATATTAAATAGTAATAATTTTGATAGAAAAAAAAGCAATATACTAAATTTAAATGAAATAAGAAATAGAAAATTTAATAAAATTAGATCTTTATTTTTTTACAAATCCATGGGCAATGTTAAGCTTTTCAGCATCGATTTTCGCACGTTTAATTGCAAAGTCTATACTCATACCAATAGTTTTCTTATTAAATGGCTTTGAAATAAATCCATAAACAGATAAATCATTTATTATCTTATTAAATGTATCATCATCAGTGTATGCGGTTAGAAAAATAACCGGTAAATTAAGTTCTGAAAGTTTTTTAGCTGCTTCGATACCATTCATTTCACCTTTCAATTTAATATCCATAATTGTTAAATCAGGTGATGTCTCAGCTGCAATATTAATTGCATCTTGACCATTATCTGTGATATCTATAACGTTATAGCCTAATTCTTCAAGAGTAAATTTTAAATCGAGTGCTGTAATTGATTCATCTTCTACAATTAATATAGTATTTTTCATAAAAATCATCTAAATATTTGACTTGAAAAAATTTTTATAAATTAATTATTTTAAGATTTAATATCATGATAATATTGTCTTATTTTTCCTTAAATCATGATTAAACTAGATATTTTAAATATTTTTTTAAAATCTAATATAAAAGAATATGAAAGTCCTTTTTATTATTACTTCGAGAATTATTTTATCTATTATAATTTAAATATTTATTTATTTTTAACTTTATAAAATATTATTTTAAAGCCAGCCAGTAAAGTTATTATGGAAAAATTAATTAACCTAATCTGTTAACTTGCTTTTTTTTATAAAAAAAATTAGAAATGGATTATTAAATAATTATATTAATTTAACATGACTCAATACTTCTATATATTAAAATTTTATAGGATTCAACTATCTAATATAGAATTGATTTTTTTAAATAAGTCCTCGAAAGTAAATGGTTTATCTATAAATTGCACTTTTCCCGTTTCTATTAACTCATCTAATTCTTTTGTATGATCCTGACCAGAAATGAAAATAAATTTATAATCATCATCTTTATATTTATTGTAAATATCCATTCCATTGTAACCATGTTTCAGTTTTAAATCTATAATAATTATATCCGGTTTTTTATCTGGAATGTATTCTAATGCTTTATAATAATCATCAGTTTGATAAACAGTAAATCCTTTATCTATTAATTTATAAGATAAATCTAAAGCTATTATAGCTTCATCTTCGATTACCATGATCTTTGTTATTTTAACACACTCCTTTATTAGTTTTTACGATAAGGAAATTTAATTTTTGAAATAAAACCTTTTTCATGTTTGTTGATAATAATTATTTTACCATCAATTTGTTTAACTAGAGCTGTTATAAGTATTTGACCTAATGAGTCACCATTATCACTGTCGTTTAATCCAATACCGTTATCTTTATATGTAAACAGGATATTTTCGCCTTCTGTTTCTAAATGACAAAAGATTTCTTTTTCACCTTCAAAATCATCAGGAAAAGCATGTTTAATTGAATTTATACACTCTTCGTTAAGAATTAATAATAATGGAATCATTGTCTGAACATCTAATGATAAATCTTCTTCAATAGTATACTTGAAATCGATTTCGAAACTAGAGTACATTTCTGAAAAGAGGTCTTTAAATTGATTAAAGAAGCTAGATAAATCAACATATCCCAAATCATTTCCATGATAGATTTTTTCATGTATCAAGGCCATTGAAGAGATAAATAGTTTCATAGAATCAATTATACTATGATCAGAATATCCAAATCTTTGTTGAAGATTTATTAAACTATTTAAAATTTGTAAGTTATTCTTAACTCTGTGATGAACTTCTTTAAGTAATAAATCCTTTTGTTTGGATGTTTCCATAAGACCTATTTTATCTTCAATTACTCCTTTATCATGTATAATAGTAACAAATAATCCTGGTTTATCATCTATAGTAACACTTACTAAGTATGCTGTAAACATATTATCTTTTCACCTGTATCATAAAAAATATTATCTATAAAAGCAGATTTAAACTTAGTATCTTTTAAAGCATTATTTAATTGCTGAACACGTTCAATAGTATTTTCATAATCGATAATTCGACTAAAAAACGTATTTATAAATTTTTTCCATTCGAAATTATCTAAATAGTTATTTCCAAATCCCAGAAGATTAAAAAAGTTATCTTCATATTTAATTTCATGATTATCCAATGTGAAACATAAGCAAGAAACAACTTCATCAACGTCTTTATTAATAAATAAATGTACATTGAAAAAAGGTTCAAAGTCTTTAATTAACTCTTTTTTTTCTTCATTATTCATGCTATCCCAACATTATCTAGAAAATTGATGAAATATTTTTTTTATAAATTCTTCATATTCTGTTAAAACGTTCTATGAGTTATATTATATACCTTTTTTGTATTTTCTTTTAAATGAATGATAGTATCCTATTTCAACTTATTTTTAAGATTAAATGATTATTGTTAAAGTTATGACTTTAATAATCTTTTTCAAAACCTTTTTTAATTAAATTATATTATCTAATTAATATGATTAAACAGGGATAATGATTCAATTGAACTGATAAGTTATACGTTCAAGTTATAAAATTTTTTGATAAATCATTATTTCTAGTTAATCTTTAGTTTGAGTGAAAAATACTTAGATTTTTAAGAAAAATTAATAGTTAAGTTATAACATATATTTTATTATAATATTAAACAATTAGTAATCGAGGCAGAAAAATGTGTACAGCAGCAAATTATATATCAAAAGACCATTATTTCGGACGTAATTTTGATTATGAATTGTCCTATAATGAAAAAATTACTATAACTCCTAGAAATTATCCTTTGGAATTTAGAGTTGAAGATACAATAGATAATCATTATGCTTTTATTGGTGTTACTGCTGGTATAGAAACTTATCCATTATATTATGATGCAACAAATGAAAAAGGATTAAGTGTTGCCGGTTTAAACTTCAGTGAGTTTGCAGATTATAAAGAGGTAGATAATGAAAAAACTAACGTAGCATCTTTTGAATTTATTCCATGGATATTATCACAATGTAGTAATGTTAAAGAAGCAAGAAAACTACTGGATAATCTAAACATAGTCAACATTCAATTTTCAGACGAACTTCCTAATTCATCACTGCACTGGATTATCTCTGATAGGAATGAATCCATCACTGTAGAAACAGTTAAAGAAGGATTAAAAGTTTATGATAATCCAGTAGGCGTTTTAACAAATAATCCTCCATTTGATAAACAACTATTTAACTTAAACAATTATAGATATTTATCTAGTAAAACACCAGACAACACATTTAGTACAGAATTAGATTTAATGCCATACAGTAGAGGAATGGGTGGATTAGGATTACCGGGGGATTTATCTTCAATGTCCAGGTTTGTAAAAGCAAGTTTTACTAAAATGAATTCATTATCCAGTGAAGATGAACTTGAAAGTGTAAGTCAATTCTTCCACATTTTAGGATCAGTAGAACAACAAAGAGGCCTTGCATTTATCAGTGAACCAGATAAATATGAAATTACAATATATTCTTCATGCGTAAATACTGATAAAGGAATTTATTATTATAAAACATATGAAAATAGTCAAATTAATGCAGTTAACATGAATAATGAAGATTTAAACTCTGATACATTAATATCATATCCATTAATTAATAAACAAAATGTAAATTATCAAAATTAGGATATTAGATAAAATTCTTGATTATTTTCTATCCAATTCCTTTTTTTCAAAGAAGATTACATCTATTATATATGATCAGTGATATTCTGCTATTTTCTTGTTAAAACTTGTAAAATAAAATTTAACTTAAGTATATACTCTTTTATTAATATATATTATTAGATTCTTTTGTTTATCTTAAATAATTCCTGATTAATAATATAAAACAATAATATACTTAATTTATTATAATAAAATAATTTAAACATTGATTAAAAAAAATGAGTAAAGGATAACTATTTTTTAGAAATATTAAATTTACTATTTCTTTCTATCCTATAAATTAAAAGTTACATGTTTGTGTTCCTGATTCAATATTTAGATAACAAGTTACACTATCTGATCCACTAGGACCTGAAATAGTAACTACACATGTATCTGGATAATATTTAGATGCTACAGCAGCGGTTACATGGACATAACCATCAGAATCAACGGTTTTTGAAACATCATTACCATCATTTAAGGTATTACCGTCACGTGAATATAAAGTACTAATAGTAACAGATTCCCCGGCATGTTCCTTACCTACATATACATCTGCATGACTCTTACTACTTAAACTAGAACCTGTAGTAATTTGTACTTGTTGAATATTCATAGATGTAGCTGTTGTTGCTGTAGTATTTGCAGGATTACTTGCAGTACTATTAGCTGTACTGCCATTTGATGTAGAATTAACAGTACTGTTATTTTGTTGAAGGTTTATTGCTTGTTCTGGATGAGTTAAATCAGAATTCGTGATAAACGTGTAAATACCGAATGCACCAATAGCTACAACAGCCACTATAATAATTGCAATTATAACGCCACTAGATTCTCTCAAAATAATACTCTCCAATTATATTAGTTTAATATAATTATTATTTTTCTTAAAACTAAGTAATAAAATTTCACATAGAACCAGGATATAAATATAATTTTTAAATATCTAATTGTATATAGAAGTAAACAAGAAGTAATAATAATTATTTAGAAGGGTGAATATTATTCCTGATAATCTAACTATAATAACAATGATAATATTATGGGTATTCTTATGTGTAATTTCACAATTATTCAACATAATAATATTATTATTAATAGCAGTAGCTTTAATACTCTATTTCATAGCTTATATTATAATATATAGACCATTTAAGATACTAAGACAGAAACATAAGGACAGTGTTGAAATAGATAATATTCATAATCAGAGATTATTGTCCCTTGATGATGAATCTGAGAATAATAAGGAGTATACTGAGCAAGCATATATCAGTAATGTAAATCCTAAATTCGTATACTATCATAATAAAAGCAATGATTCAATAACCCTTCTAAACAGAGATAATGGTAATTTATGGTTAATACAACCATCTAACAGAAATAAGGAATATCCTAAATATAAACTAAAATATCAGAGAACAGATAAAGCTATTGACATGATTGAAGAGTTGTTAGCTAATGATGAGGATTACTTCGAAAAAGATGGGTTATTACTAACTAGTAACTATTATCTTGAGAACAAAATATTACCTGGAAATTTCACATAAAATTTCCATTTTTACTTTAACTCTTTTTTTCTTAAATAAATTATACATTTAGATAAACTACGTATGATAATTAATTTTACTTGAAAAATGTATAATATAATACAATAACTAAATAACATTTATTAATTAAATAAATCATATAATAATATATATAATCAACAATAGGGGTGATATTTTATGTATAAAAAAATATTATTACCAACAGATGGTTCTAAAAATTCATACAAAGCAATAAAACATGCATATGAAATAGCTAAAGATGAGGATGCAGAAATACTAGTATTAAATGTAGTGGATAGTAAACATCTAACTAGCCTTCCAGAAGATGCATTAACTGATGAAGCACTATCTGTATTTGAAAAACAAAGTGAAGTAGTAACAGAAAGAGTAGTAAAGCAGATAGAAGAGATTGATTCAGACTTTGCTACTAAAGTATCAACACTATCAGTAGAAGGAAACCCAGTAGATGCAATACTAAAAGTCAGTGAGAAAAAAGACATAGACTTAATAGTAATTGCAAGCAGTGGTAAACACATGCTAGACAGATTCCTTTTAGGAAGTGTAACAGAAAAAACAATCAGATACTCAAAAGTACCTGTACTAGTAATACCTACAACAGAAAAATAAATATTTTAGGATATCTATCCTAAATATATTTCTTAAAACTCATTTTTTTAGATTATTATTGAACAATATCAATAATTTATAATAAATTTTTACATTAACTATTATTAAATAATATATGCTTTTTATAATGATTAATAATCATGTGATGTAACAAAACATTTATATATTAAAATTAATTAATATTCCTATAAGAAAAGATTATAGAATTATAGTTTTTTACTAAAAGTTTATACCTAATGGATTATAAATGTATATTCATGGAAAAATTTAATAATAAAATTGAAAAACATTTAGAACTTTCAGAAATTTCAGACATGCTGAAAGAGTACAAGGAATATTACACTGTTTATAGGCGTCTTTTGTTAATTAACATGGTTGCAAATGGTGAAAGTATTGCTAAAGCCTCAAAAAACATTAATATTTCAAGAAAAACAGGCGAACGTTGGGTCAAACAATATAATGAAAATGGCGTTGATGGTTTATTTTCAAATTATTCCAATTGTGGAAGAAAATCATATTTAACTGATCAACAATTAAAAGAATTGAATGAAATCATAACTGGAAATGAAGAGAAATATAATTTAAAAGATGTACGAAACTTAATTAAAGAAAAATATGGTATAACATATAGTGAGAAGCAAGTATGGGTTATTACAAGACAAAAATTAAATTTAAACTATGGAAAACCATTCATTAAATACAACACACGTCCTAAGAATCCTGAAGAAGATCTTAAAAAAAACTAAAGACAACAGACATACAAACAGAATATTTTGCTTTTTTAGATGAAACATCTTGTCAAAATGTTCCAAATGTTACAAGAATATTATATGCTCCTGGAGAAAAAAATATACAAACAAAACATCCAGTAAAATTTGGAATAAATGTAACTGGATTTCAAGGAATCAATTGCAACTCATATATGGAGGTAAATACAAAAAACAATGCATTTCACTTTGTAATTACCTTATGCCATTACCGTATTGAAAACATGACTAATAGATTAGGTAAACAATTAATCAAAGATGCAATAAACAATGAAAACTTATCTGATGAAAAAATAAAAAAATATCTATCCTCTAAATCACTAAATGAAATGGATTTGATAAATAAAATCAATGATGAACTATATAATGACAATTCCAAACAAATTTCCATAGAAAAAATTCAAAAGATTTGCAGGAAAGAAGACAACAACAATTCAAGAAAAATAGGGTATGAAAAAAGATTAAGATTACTGAATAACCTATCAAATCCAAAAATAATGGAAATAAACTCAAAAGAAAAAAGAATAAATATTATTTTAGATAACGCAAGAATACATCATGCTAAAATTGTTGAAAAAGCCTGTGAAATATTGAACATAAATTTAATCTTTTTAAAACCATATTGCCCTGATTTAAATCCAATTGAAGATGTATGGCGTAAAATTAAATCTAAAATATATAAATCAATGTATGAAAATTTAAACAAATTAATAGAAATATTTGAACGTGAATTCTATAAAATAGTTGATTTAACATCATTTTACACAAATTGGGTTAATGAATATTTAGGTATAAACATTTGGTAAAATACTATAATTGATTTTTAAAAAAATGTTATATCTTCAATAAACTTATTCTAAAAGAAATTAAAGTGAATAGCAAAAATAAAAGATAATCATTAAATATACTTCTTTTCTCTACTTATTAAAGATAAAAATTATTTAATTATGCACATGGTGAAATTATGGCTTTATTTGATAAATTAGCAGGATATGCAAGTGTAGAAACAGGTACCGATTACGTATCAGAATTCTTTGTAGAAGGAGAAGAAATCATACAACAATTTCAATTCCTACGAGACCAAATTATACTAACAAACTATGGAATATATGATGTAGATGTACAAGGATTAACAGGAAAAAAGGTAGAAGTAAAATTCTTCCCGAAAGATACAATAAAAACAATATCATTTGAAACAGCAGGTACACTAGATTTTGATGTAGACATAAAAATAGGTGTAACAAACAATACAACAGTAACAGCAGAAGGAGCAGCATTCAGTGCACCTCTTTCATTTAAAGTACCCTCAGAACAAGCAAATGAAGCAAAACAAATTGTTAATCTAGTAAAAATACATTACTTATTATAAAAATAGATTACATATTTTATTTCTTTTTTTATTTTTATATATACTACTAATTTTGGAATTTTTTTTTTAAAAATAGAATAATAGATGAAGTAATATCATCTATATTTAAAATGATCTATAATAACCTACACCATGAGAACCAAATATTAGTCCAGATTGATGTGATTTCTGATGACTATATTGATAACCTTGTTGAATACTCATTGAATCTATCTCATCAGCAGTTTGTTGTTCAAGATACTCTTGTCTTTGTTGATTATAATCATCAAAGTATTGTCTTTGGTCAGCTGTTAAATCATTATCACTAATGTCAAGAGATTTTATTTCAGTACCATTCTTGTAATACATGAAAAGTACTCCAAATACATCAGAATCTGTGAGTTTATATCTGGTTGTCTGAATAGTTTCATTGAATTTAAATGTACCTTTGGTAGCATATGCAATACCTCTTACACTACCAGGACTTAGTCTATAAGTAGCATTATCCTCAGTATTTGTACAAAAAGCATGTTGAAGACCAAGATCACCCTTGTAATCAGTAGTATTACCATCAGAATACTCAAATACAAAGTCTACTGGGAAGAAATCATGTTTAACCATTCTGTCCTCAGAATCATCAGCTGAAACAATAGTAGTTAACAGGCAAGAAACCATCAAGAATATTAATATTAAAGATAATTTCTTAATATTCATTAGTATTCATCCTCCATATTAATTGAAATTTAGATAATAATTTGTCATTACAACTATAAAATTATATCCTAAATAATAGAATCAATCTAATTAAAAATTTTTTATACTTACCACCAAACTTACTACCTCTTGCTGGTGAAGGAGCAATGCAGGCTGTTACTATAGTTACTAAGCAGCCGTTTCATAGAATTAAAATAATATTTGACACTACAATGGTAGTAGTATCATTATGTGTTTGTTTATTTATGATACATTCACCAGGTAGCGTTAATATTGGAACAATTATATCCGCATTTCTTGTAGGTACAGTCTTAAAATATATTGTGAAAATATTTGAGCACTATAAAGGATATAATCCAATGGTTATAAATCATAATAAATAAAAAAAATTAGTTGGATGAAGATGTAAAAAAAGTAATATTAATTCTTATCCTTCTTTTGTTTTCGGCGTTCTTTTTTCTCTTTTTCTAGTTCCGAATCTTTAATCTTGTTAACTAGTTCATTTACCTTATTCATATAAGACACCTTATCAAATAGTAGATGTTATAATTTTAATCGTTTAAAATAGGTGAATGCTTGTCGTACTAGACTAATACCGTATTGTTTTTCGAAATCACTGTTAATATGATAGTTTATTATGTCAACACCATTTTTACCTTTATAGTAGTCAACTTGGCATGCCTGTGATAAATCTATTATTCTGGCGTATGGCATTTCAATTCTAATAAGAACATAATCCTCTTCTGGTATAATGGTGGCGAAATTCATGTTACG
This genomic interval from Candidatus Methanosphaera massiliense contains the following:
- a CDS encoding glycosyltransferase, encoding MDDYNENLKLDSFLNKDDSNQKEVNKRQNSDNSIDFTEDKSFDEGNKTVDLDKNISDDNLIYEIANSEISSLKDVDDAKELTININDEPTIKSLNERIPKVYIVSKNKKAIRNIEKTLTNEHYDLVGISDNSEEALYFIEENLPDIVFLSLDINGKKNGEELGKLINKLDIPIIYIFNIEDNLTQSNFIETNYGFIFDEYSTNEIKFVIKVALKKHTSNVKTVIDVKSRMTKKNIELGIEKLYSGLLLVLSIILIISGIIAKNVTFLQWIIFIPSVMMIFLAVISLFKMEEPKPYDKPPFVSIIIPAHNEQYTIEDTVRSIVNMDYTYNGKPNYELIVVNDGSDDKTGEILSDLKKEYPHLRIITRKPPKSGKGKGFVLNDALALSYGSILGVFDADTWVKPDFLTKLIPYLNNPKVQGVQCRVRMYNKDYNFLTNMQDVEFSGFGNILRAKDNLKFNGFLGGNGQFVKKDAIIKAGKWDGFAVTEDLNLSVKLLISGGEIRYCPEVSVYQEAVDNWHDFMKQRVRWAMGNFETLFVYFSRILTCKLPFYKKVGIIFHISNYAFNLFIFVGFLIFIINIIGWFVLHIPTVIRMEAPLIIGIISAVGFFPGISIALIRDDKKYLKFIKDLIEYWIYCFHLIPLFFITMWDMITRVERRWAKTTHKGIENEENKNQRLEGKNEKEGYVN
- a CDS encoding response regulator, whose protein sequence is MKNTILIVEDESITALDLKFTLEELGYNVIDITDNGQDAINIAAETSPDLTIMDIKLKGEMNGIEAAKKLSELNLPVIFLTAYTDDDTFNKIINDLSVYGFISKPFNKKTIGMSIDFAIKRAKIDAEKLNIAHGFVKK
- a CDS encoding response regulator: MVIEDEAIIALDLSYKLIDKGFTVYQTDDYYKALEYIPDKKPDIIIIDLKLKHGYNGMDIYNKYKDDDYKFIFISGQDHTKELDELIETGKVQFIDKPFTFEDLFKKINSILDS
- a CDS encoding sensor histidine kinase, coding for MFTAYLVSVTIDDKPGLFVTIIHDKGVIEDKIGLMETSKQKDLLLKEVHHRVKNNLQILNSLINLQQRFGYSDHSIIDSMKLFISSMALIHEKIYHGNDLGYVDLSSFFNQFKDLFSEMYSSFEIDFKYTIEEDLSLDVQTMIPLLLILNEECINSIKHAFPDDFEGEKEIFCHLETEGENILFTYKDNGIGLNDSDNGDSLGQILITALVKQIDGKIIIINKHEKGFISKIKFPYRKN
- the bsh gene encoding choloylglycine hydrolase, coding for MCTAANYISKDHYFGRNFDYELSYNEKITITPRNYPLEFRVEDTIDNHYAFIGVTAGIETYPLYYDATNEKGLSVAGLNFSEFADYKEVDNEKTNVASFEFIPWILSQCSNVKEARKLLDNLNIVNIQFSDELPNSSLHWIISDRNESITVETVKEGLKVYDNPVGVLTNNPPFDKQLFNLNNYRYLSSKTPDNTFSTELDLMPYSRGMGGLGLPGDLSSMSRFVKASFTKMNSLSSEDELESVSQFFHILGSVEQQRGLAFISEPDKYEITIYSSCVNTDKGIYYYKTYENSQINAVNMNNEDLNSDTLISYPLINKQNVNYQN
- a CDS encoding universal stress protein; protein product: MYKKILLPTDGSKNSYKAIKHAYEIAKDEDAEILVLNVVDSKHLTSLPEDALTDEALSVFEKQSEVVTERVVKQIEEIDSDFATKVSTLSVEGNPVDAILKVSEKKDIDLIVIASSGKHMLDRFLLGSVTEKTIRYSKVPVLVIPTTEK
- a CDS encoding helix-turn-helix domain-containing protein, producing MEKFNNKIEKHLELSEISDMLKEYKEYYTVYRRLLLINMVANGESIAKASKNINISRKTGERWVKQYNENGVDGLFSNYSNCGRKSYLTDQQLKELNEIITGNEEKYNLKDVRNLIKEKYGITYSEKQVWVITRQKLNLNYGKPFIKYNTRPKNPEEDLKKN
- a CDS encoding transposase produces the protein MEVNTKNNAFHFVITLCHYRIENMTNRLGKQLIKDAINNENLSDEKIKKYLSSKSLNEMDLINKINDELYNDNSKQISIEKIQKICRKEDNNNSRKIGYEKRLRLLNNLSNPKIMEINSKEKRINIILDNARIHHAKIVEKACEILNINLIFLKPYCPDLNPIEDVWRKIKSKIYKSMYENLNKLIEIFEREFYKIVDLTSFYTNWVNEYLGINIW
- a CDS encoding PH domain-containing protein gives rise to the protein MALFDKLAGYASVETGTDYVSEFFVEGEEIIQQFQFLRDQIILTNYGIYDVDVQGLTGKKVEVKFFPKDTIKTISFETAGTLDFDVDIKIGVTNNTTVTAEGAAFSAPLSFKVPSEQANEAKQIVNLVKIHYLL
- a CDS encoding DUF5655 domain-containing protein: MTFQDKTIEEIINDKEYPLINVLNDVIDRIKKLSGEITEKRDDSSISYYIRNMNFATIIPEEDYVLIRIEMPYARIIDLSQACQVDYYKGKNGVDIINYHINSDFEKQYGISLVRQAFTYFKRLKL